Proteins co-encoded in one Bacillus paramycoides genomic window:
- a CDS encoding APC family permease, producing the protein MTQQSLKRSITWVQGTALTIGAVLGCGILILPSITANSAGPASILSWVIMSILAFPIVATLARLAKMIPSAGGITAYVQMAFNANTSAILGWIMLGSIPIGVPIIALTGAHYIGYVFPISNLSVIGIAALILITSLLLHIKGIELSSKVSVFVICIISLLIVVAVIVSIPYVKLSSFTPFVPNGWSSVGASSVIIFFSFVGWEMITPLAEEFKRPAKDISISLFLGAICISIMYIAISFVTIGTHSYGDKDQIASLSILISKGLGPIGTYITTILAIFISFSAVHANIAGFSRMIYAQAREGHFPSFFAKLHSQFQTPTRVLLVLGGIFSCILIFYGMARPNLEMLLKGPSVIFITSYIFTMLAALKLLKVRDIGWWMAFLSLIICIIVYSFSGWAIFYPVILSVIGWIYIVMNKKYSTITNHQINTSNEN; encoded by the coding sequence TTGACACAACAATCATTGAAACGTTCAATTACTTGGGTACAGGGGACCGCATTAACCATCGGAGCTGTGTTAGGCTGTGGAATCCTTATTTTACCTTCAATTACTGCAAATAGCGCTGGACCAGCTTCAATTTTATCTTGGGTTATCATGTCTATATTAGCTTTTCCTATTGTAGCAACTCTAGCGCGTCTTGCTAAAATGATTCCTAGTGCTGGAGGAATTACAGCTTATGTTCAGATGGCATTTAATGCAAATACGAGTGCCATCCTAGGCTGGATTATGTTAGGATCTATTCCTATTGGAGTGCCTATTATTGCTTTAACAGGTGCCCATTATATTGGATATGTTTTTCCAATAAGCAATCTTAGTGTTATAGGAATTGCAGCATTAATTTTAATTACCTCTTTACTCTTACATATAAAAGGAATCGAGCTATCATCAAAAGTTAGTGTGTTTGTAATTTGTATTATTTCACTTTTAATAGTTGTCGCTGTTATCGTTTCTATACCATATGTAAAATTAAGTTCTTTTACACCATTTGTACCAAACGGGTGGTCTTCCGTTGGCGCTTCTTCTGTAATTATCTTTTTCTCCTTTGTAGGGTGGGAAATGATAACCCCATTAGCTGAAGAATTTAAAAGGCCCGCTAAGGATATTTCGATTAGTTTATTTTTAGGAGCAATTTGTATCTCCATTATGTACATTGCAATATCTTTTGTAACAATAGGGACCCACTCATATGGTGATAAAGATCAGATAGCTTCCCTTAGTATTCTAATATCAAAAGGATTAGGACCGATAGGTACATATATAACAACCATTTTAGCAATTTTCATATCGTTTAGTGCTGTACATGCTAACATTGCAGGTTTTTCAAGAATGATTTACGCTCAAGCTAGAGAAGGACATTTCCCTTCCTTCTTTGCTAAGTTACACTCTCAATTTCAAACTCCAACTAGGGTATTACTAGTTCTAGGAGGCATTTTTAGTTGTATTTTAATTTTTTATGGTATGGCACGACCAAATTTAGAAATGCTTCTTAAAGGTCCTAGTGTAATATTTATTACTTCATATATTTTTACAATGCTTGCTGCTCTTAAATTATTAAAAGTGCGTGATATAGGTTGGTGGATGGCCTTCCTATCTCTAATTATATGTATTATTGTATACTCATTTAGTGGTTGGGCTATTTTCTATCCAGTTATCTTATCAGTTATTGGTTGGATTTATATAGTTATGAATAAGAAGTATAGTACTATAACCAATCATCAAATAAATACATCAAATGAAAATTAG